A DNA window from Theobroma cacao cultivar B97-61/B2 chromosome 5, Criollo_cocoa_genome_V2, whole genome shotgun sequence contains the following coding sequences:
- the LOC18597413 gene encoding CMP-sialic acid transporter 2, producing the protein MKNGMIECSVCHSKLVSPTTRGVSRAYDRHKSRVSSKQRVLNVFLVVGDCVLVGFQPILVYMSKVDGRFMFSPISVNFLTEVAKVLFAVVMLIFQARNQKVGEKPLLSISTFMQAARNNVLLAVPALLYAINNYLKFIMQLYFNPATVKMLSNLKVLVIAVLLKIIMRRRFSVIQWEALALLLIGISVNQLRSLPEGTTALGLPVSTGAYIYTLIFVTVPSLASVYNEYALKSQYETSIYLQNLFLYGYGAIFNFLAILGTAVIKGPSSFDILQGHSKATMLLIFNNAAQGILSSFFFKYADTILKKYSSTVATIFTGIASAALFGHTLTMNFILGISIVFISMHQFFSPLSKVKDEQQNGKLELVDYQDNHRSKESFINMAAGANEEASHRVGSDERQPLLPT; encoded by the exons ATGAAAAACGGGATGATAGAATGCAGTGTCTGCCATTCGAAGTTGGTTTCCCCGACTACCAGAGGTGTGTCTAGGGCTTATGACCGCCACAAAAGCAGGGTATCATCAAAGCAACGTGTCCTTAATGTCTTCTTGGTTGTTGGCGATTGTGTTCTTGTTGGTTTCCAG CCTATTTTGGTTTATATGTCCAAGGTGGATGGGCGCTTCATGTTTAGCCCCATTAGTGTTAACTTTTTGACGGAGGTTGCAAAGGTTCTATTTGCAGTTGTTATGCTTATTTTCCAG GCTAGAAATCAGAAAGTTGGCGAAAAGCCCCTTCTGTCAATTTCCACATTCATGCAG GCAGCTCGGAACAATGTTCTTCTTGCTGTTCCAGCACTTCTGTATGCCATCAATAACTATTTGAAGTTCATTATGCAg CTTTATTTCAATCCTGCAACTGTGAAGATGCTGAGCAACCTGAAG GTTTTGGTAATTGCTGTTTTGCTGAAGATTATAATGAGACGTAGATTTTCTGTGATACAG TGGGAAGCTCTTGCTCTGTTGCTCATTGGAATTAGTGTAAATCAGTTGCGTTCTTTACCTGAGGGTACTACAGCATTGGGCCTTCCTGTTTCAACGGGTGCTTACATCTACACATTGATTTTT GTAACTGTTCCATCTTTGGCCTCCGTCTACAATGAGTATGCTTTGAAGAGTCAGTATGAGACAAGCATCTATCTTCAG AACTTATTTTTATATGGATATGGTGCTATATTTAACTTCCTGGCAATACTGGGAACAGCTGTTATTAAAG GTCCTAGTAGCTTTGATATCCTACAAGGACATTCGAAAGCTACTATGCTTCTTATATTTAACAATGCAGCCCAGGGAATTTtatcctctttttttttcaaatatgcTG ATACAATTTTGAAGAAGTATTCTTCAACCGTTGCTACAATCTTTACCGGCATAGCATCTGCGGCACTATTTGGCCATACTTTGACCATGAACTTCATCCTAGGAATTTCTATTGTGTTTATCTCTATGCACCAG TTCTTTTCACCTCTTTCCAAGGTCAAAGATGAACAACAGAATGGGAAGCTGGAACTGGTAGATTATCAGGACAACCACAG gTCCAAAGAATCTTTCATAAATATGGCAGCAGGAGCAAATGAAGAG GCTAGTCATCGTGTTGGATCTGATGAGAGACAACCACTTCTTCCCACCTAA